A stretch of DNA from Vicingus serpentipes:
ATCTGGCGATGCTTGCCAAAATCCATCGGCAATTGCAACATCATAAAATTCTGAGTTAGGGTTAATGTCAGGATTTAATGTAATTCCCCATTCAAAAATATAACCATTATCAGCGCCTATATTATCAGTAACTGTTATAGTCCAGTTACCATCAATTGGGCACCCAATAAGGCTGTTAAAACTTTCTTCAGGCAAGAAATCCCCCGGAGTTAAAATATTGTTTCCTGGATCAAAAGTTGAAGGAATATAGTTGCCTGCAATATTTTCATCAACCATAGTTCCCATTGCTGCTCCTAATGTAAAACAATAGTCCATACCAATTCCAGGGTCATTACTGCCGTCATCATTTGCATCTCCTAAGAAAGTACCTCCAGAACCACCTCCGCCATAATTATCCGCCAACATAATTGTTGTTCCATTAGGGCAAGTTAATTGAAAATCAAGGTCTCCAATATAAGAATGTTCAATATTCATACATACTGTTTCTATGTCTGTCCCCGCATTTATTGTTTGTCCAGGAAACCCACTAATCCCCACTGATGTAGTATATGAATTACCATTCCCATCTGGCAAAAAAGTTTGTCCAGTTACTGTACCTCCAGCTGTAATAGCTCCAGAGTTAGGCGAAACACCTGACCCAGAACCTGTTATCTGATTAAAACCACCCATTAACAGGATGGTATCTCCAAAACATGTACTATCAGGCATTGCTAAAATACCTGAAAAAGTAGGCGTTATACCTGTTCTTACTTTGTGTATAATTTGCTCTTGACAACCATTTGCATCAGTTATTGTTAAAAGCACAGCAAAACCACCTTCGCTATCATAAATTATTGCCTCATTCTGATTTGTAGACTCGGTTCCTTCTCCAAAATTCCATTCGTAAGTGGAAGTAGCATCACTTTGTGTATAATTAATTCCATTAATTCCATTGTGAGGATAAGCTGCAGAAGCACTAAAAAAGACAGTGTCTCCAGCACAAATATTTGTATAGCTAGAATCAGGTCCATAAGATGTAAGTGCTGGAACTGTTGTGACAATTGGATCTATTGGCTGACATACTTTTACACAATTTAATATTGCAATCCAGCCTGTATCTGCAATTGCTCCGTCAGAAACAAATTTGAAAGTAATACATCCTGAGGGATTGGCTGTTGTTGATGTAACACCAACAGGAGGGTTATCATTATTATATGCTCCAATTAGTGGTGAAGAGGTTGAACTTCCATCGTAAACATATAAAGTATCTGATGGATCAATACTGAACAATTCTCCAAAACCAACATTAACTGTATTACCTCCTCCTGTTCCGTCAGAACAAAATGTTATAGTATAATTTTCATTATTTTGATAAAAACCACTAGAATCACTATCATACATTGTTGTCGAACATGTTGTATATGACCCTTCTTGATCTATAGTATAATTCTGAGCTTCAGATTTATTAAAAAATCCAAAAAAAGCAACTACCAATAATGTTTTGATGTATTTCTTCATTTACAAAACGATTTATCCGTTTAACTAAATCATGTTAAACTTATAACAAATTTAACATTTTTACATTTAGTAGACGATTTGGACTCTAAGAAGTTGCTTTGACTCGATTGTTTATGAAAAAACCTCAATAAATACTTCTCTAGATTTGATATTTTTTAAATTAAATGAATGTAATGAAAAATACTCTATAACATCTGTTAGTAATTTTTTCCTTGTTTCATTTGTAATTATTATACGTTCTTCTTCGTTAAAATTGAAATTTAATAACTGCCTTATAAAACTTGATTCTTCAACAGAACAAAAATAAACATGCTGTGGCTTTAGAACTTTAAACACCCCTTCATATAAATCAAAAAATACTGCGTTTTCATCTAAAATTCCTTGAGGATAAATTCCTAAATATTTTGTGAATTGTAATAGAAATATTAAATGAAAATTACTGTTGTTATTTTCTGATAAATCAAAAAATTCAATAGCGTGATAAATAAAATCAAACATTTCTGGGTTTGACTCTTCTTCCTTAATTAATTTGCTTAGGCATTCTGCTAAAAAAAAAGCCGTCGAACTCTTATAAATATTAAAAGGAATAGATTGGAAAAGTACTCCTGATTTAATATTATTTAGACTTTGAAGTCCCTTGTTTTCTTTATGGTATGCCGTTATTTCAACTAAAGAGAGCGGCTGCAAAAATGCTTTTTGCATTTTAGTCTTTTTGTTCCCTAAGCCTTTAAGAATATAGGATTGTATTCCAAATTTTCTAGTGTAAATTTTAGCAATTACACTATTTTCTGAGTATTTAAAATAATTAAGAACAACACCGTTTGTTGTGTGTAGCATTAGTTAACAAATAAAATTTTGGCTGCTTTTTTTAGTTCGCCATCTTTTGTTGCATTAAAAACTAAATAAACACCCGTTTGAACTCTATTTCCATTTAAATCATTCCCATCCCAAATAGCTTGCCCTCCATAAGATATAGTTTGAGAAACTATATTACCACTAATATCTGTTATTCGAACATCAGTATCTTTAGTAAGACCCCTTATAGCAATTACCCCAGTATAATCAGGTTTAACTGGATTTGGATAAACAAAAACATTATCAAAATCTTCATTACTTTCAGTTGCGGTACCTTTATAGGAAATTAGCCCTTTTTCTGTAGCAATAAACACCTCTCCTGTTTTACCATTAATTTTAATATCAAAAATATTATTTGAAAACAATGGGCTGTTATCAGTTGTGAAATGTGAAATTTGTTCCGTCCCATCTTCACTCATTAAAAAAACACCTGAGCTTTGGGTTCCAAACCATTTACGATTAGCACCATCTATCGCAATTGAAGTTACTAGTTCCGATTCTAATAAAATTTGTGTTTGCCCATCTTCTTGAACAAATATTTGACTTGCAGTAATATTCTGACTAAAAACATCATTTGGATTGTTAATTACAGCAACACCCTCATCAGATCCAATCCAAATTTCACCGTCTAAATCTATTTCCATTGAGTAAATTCTAGCTCCAGGCAAATTAGCATCAAAAATATTGGCATTATTAGTATTTGATGAATTTATATAAACAAATCTATCATCTGATAATTCTTGCAAGGTCTTATTGTCATCAAACACTA
This window harbors:
- the recO gene encoding DNA repair protein RecO yields the protein MLHTTNGVVLNYFKYSENSVIAKIYTRKFGIQSYILKGLGNKKTKMQKAFLQPLSLVEITAYHKENKGLQSLNNIKSGVLFQSIPFNIYKSSTAFFLAECLSKLIKEEESNPEMFDFIYHAIEFFDLSENNNSNFHLIFLLQFTKYLGIYPQGILDENAVFFDLYEGVFKVLKPQHVYFCSVEESSFIRQLLNFNFNEEERIIITNETRKKLLTDVIEYFSLHSFNLKNIKSREVFIEVFS